The Geomonas ferrireducens genome includes a window with the following:
- a CDS encoding M16 family metallopeptidase — protein MFTLSTAPKLQLTTLPNGIRVVTQQIQGMQSAAVGIRIDSSTRNEEPETGGASHFIEHLLFKGTPSRDADRITDEFNSIGARANAYTSQEEVFYYAVSLASIIPATFDILADMFVNSWLPGDEVEKERGVVLQEILMNQDNPGRFIYNQFHQGFWQGHPLGTPILGTAETIGNISRERLMEHKLRNYLSNATIVSVAGNVEHDEVVEQAARLLAELPTGTPKGKKPSEGYRVAVGQNVHYQRTMEQTHFYMGYPLPPAGNEHRHKLAVLNQILGSGMNSRLFREVRERRGLAYTVYSMMSSYTDSAGLMIYAGTGPERAQEAVDVCHGEVLRFCDEKVSEEMLAAAKEQIRCARLMALDDCETQVRRISNTTSLLGAPEPIELSLEAISAVTAEEVQEVAGLLFQGVVPRVESVGPGEGPGLPR, from the coding sequence ATGTTTACCCTTTCGACCGCCCCCAAGCTTCAACTCACCACGCTGCCCAACGGCATACGCGTGGTTACGCAGCAGATACAGGGTATGCAAAGCGCCGCCGTCGGCATCCGGATCGACTCCAGCACCAGAAATGAAGAACCGGAGACCGGAGGCGCCTCGCACTTCATAGAGCACCTGCTCTTCAAAGGGACTCCGAGCCGCGACGCGGACCGCATCACCGACGAGTTCAACAGCATCGGAGCCCGAGCCAACGCCTACACGAGCCAGGAGGAGGTCTTCTACTACGCCGTTTCCCTCGCCTCCATCATCCCGGCGACCTTCGACATCCTGGCCGACATGTTCGTCAACTCCTGGCTCCCGGGGGATGAGGTGGAGAAGGAGCGCGGCGTCGTGCTGCAGGAAATCCTGATGAACCAGGACAACCCGGGTCGCTTCATCTACAACCAGTTCCATCAGGGGTTCTGGCAGGGACACCCGCTCGGGACGCCGATCCTCGGGACCGCGGAGACCATCGGGAACATTTCGCGCGAGCGCCTGATGGAGCATAAGCTCAGAAACTACCTGAGCAACGCGACCATCGTTTCCGTGGCAGGAAACGTCGAGCACGATGAGGTCGTGGAGCAGGCGGCGCGCCTTCTGGCGGAGCTTCCGACCGGCACCCCGAAAGGTAAGAAGCCTTCGGAAGGGTACCGCGTGGCCGTCGGGCAGAACGTGCACTACCAGCGCACCATGGAGCAGACCCATTTCTACATGGGATATCCGCTTCCTCCTGCGGGGAACGAGCATCGCCATAAGCTTGCCGTCCTGAACCAGATCCTTGGCAGCGGCATGAACTCGCGCCTTTTCCGCGAGGTGCGCGAACGCAGGGGGCTTGCCTACACCGTTTATTCCATGATGTCGTCCTACACCGACTCGGCAGGCCTCATGATCTATGCGGGGACCGGTCCGGAGCGGGCCCAAGAGGCGGTGGACGTCTGCCACGGCGAGGTGCTGCGCTTTTGCGACGAAAAGGTGAGCGAGGAAATGCTGGCGGCCGCCAAGGAGCAGATCCGCTGCGCGCGCCTCATGGCGCTTGACGACTGCGAGACCCAGGTGCGCAGGATTTCCAACACGACCTCGCTTCTGGGTGCGCCGGAACCGATCGAACTCTCTTTGGAGGCGATTTCGGCGGTAACTGCGGAAGAGGTGCAGGAGGTGGCAGGGCTGCTTTTCCAAGGGGTGGTGCCGCGGGTGGAATCGGTGGGGCCGGGAGAGGGCCCTGGGTTGCCGCGCTGA
- a CDS encoding cytochrome P460 family protein, which yields MKKMISLLALAALVGVTGAAFAAEQGTLPRNYENWEKSKARVITDKKSMFYGIHYIYVNKKAMPAYKSGAANYPDGSRFVAVNYSIKEEGGKQVPGKKTMIVMMQRDKKAKETGGWRFVGFTPDGKPSGLDGKRDCFGCHEKDAKDRAFVLSRYAEFK from the coding sequence ATGAAAAAAATGATTTCTTTGCTGGCTCTTGCCGCCCTGGTAGGCGTAACAGGCGCTGCCTTTGCTGCTGAACAGGGGACCCTTCCCAGGAACTATGAGAACTGGGAAAAAAGCAAGGCGAGGGTGATCACCGACAAGAAGTCCATGTTCTACGGCATCCACTACATCTACGTGAACAAAAAGGCGATGCCCGCCTACAAGTCGGGTGCAGCCAACTACCCCGACGGCAGCCGTTTCGTCGCCGTCAACTACTCCATAAAGGAGGAAGGCGGCAAGCAGGTGCCGGGCAAGAAGACCATGATCGTCATGATGCAGCGTGACAAGAAGGCCAAGGAGACCGGCGGCTGGCGTTTCGTAGGCTTCACCCCCGACGGCAAGCCTTCCGGGCTCGACGGCAAGCGCGACTGCTTCGGTTGCCACGAGAAGGACGCGAAGGATCGTGCCTTCGTCCTCTCGCGTTACGCCGAGTTCAAGTAG
- a CDS encoding carotenoid biosynthesis protein gives MTHILDIAVGTFTMRPYVFAFFAVYLVTAVLHLGWKKTAWFTVCGYLVAFASEYSSINTGFPYGWYYYVDVTRDRELWIAGVPFFDSLSYVFLTYCSYATALLVLGPVKRLKGDLVLLETARLRRSFPVLLLGSLFQVFLDIITDPVALQGNRWFLGRIYGYREVGTHFGIPMSNYWGWWLVSAALIFVLQRIDRVGSAKRRPAGVVAAPFRSLYGPFLYLCVIVFNLGVTFYIGENLMGLTGIFIFTLPVVMTLVLLAQKVDRYHKDELADHLADYPWSPAASGTSSRTVFP, from the coding sequence ATGACCCACATCCTCGACATCGCGGTGGGGACCTTCACCATGCGTCCCTACGTCTTCGCTTTTTTCGCCGTCTACCTCGTCACCGCCGTGCTGCACCTCGGGTGGAAGAAGACGGCGTGGTTCACCGTCTGCGGCTACCTGGTCGCCTTCGCCTCCGAGTATTCCTCGATCAACACGGGCTTTCCCTACGGCTGGTACTACTACGTGGACGTGACGCGCGACCGTGAGCTCTGGATCGCGGGCGTCCCTTTCTTCGACTCGCTCTCCTACGTTTTCCTCACCTACTGCAGCTACGCCACGGCACTTCTGGTCCTTGGGCCGGTAAAGCGCTTAAAGGGAGACCTCGTGCTCCTCGAGACGGCACGCCTGCGCCGCTCTTTCCCTGTGCTGCTTTTAGGCTCGCTGTTCCAGGTCTTTTTGGACATCATCACCGACCCGGTGGCACTGCAGGGGAACCGCTGGTTTCTGGGGAGGATCTACGGGTATCGCGAGGTGGGGACCCATTTCGGCATCCCGATGTCCAACTACTGGGGATGGTGGCTCGTGAGTGCCGCCCTCATCTTCGTCCTGCAGCGGATCGACCGTGTGGGGAGCGCGAAGCGGCGCCCGGCAGGCGTTGTCGCCGCCCCGTTCCGCTCGCTTTACGGGCCGTTTCTCTACCTTTGCGTGATCGTCTTCAACCTGGGTGTCACCTTCTATATCGGTGAGAACCTGATGGGGCTGACCGGGATCTTCATCTTCACCCTGCCGGTCGTGATGACCCTGGTGCTCCTGGCTCAGAAGGTTGATCGCTATCACAAGGACGAGCTTGCCGACCACCTGGCGGATTATCCCTGGTCGCCGGCCGCGTCGGGCACCTCCAGCCGGACCGTCTTTCCGTGA
- a CDS encoding MlaD family protein produces the protein MALSVEKKVGMFFVFGLIILGVLLEVGEKWNPFEKNVKYKTYLTSITGLKVGDPVRLAGVDVGRIKDIVVLNDKIEIDFEVKPGTRIKTDTVAGLRLTNLLGGQFLGLSFGSPNAPLLPEGGTVRGKDVANIDIIVDDLSAVIKDTKVLVNNLNKNQDEVMQKISGILDDNRGNLKEAIANISSITGKMDRGEGSLAMLLNDRQLFDDASSAVSSLKVVAGKIERGEGTLGKLVNDDTVYTDASALIKDLRSGTQDLNASMKDVREITAKINKGEGTMGKLVHDDSLYNDLRDASKNVKEITQKINSGQGTIGKLVNEDQLYRDTTATLKKAERAMEGLGDTGPISVLGTIVGTLF, from the coding sequence ATGGCTCTGTCAGTCGAGAAAAAGGTCGGCATGTTCTTCGTGTTCGGTCTCATCATCCTGGGCGTACTCCTGGAGGTGGGGGAGAAGTGGAACCCGTTCGAGAAGAACGTCAAGTACAAGACCTACCTCACCAGCATCACCGGCCTCAAGGTGGGCGACCCGGTCCGCCTGGCGGGCGTCGACGTCGGTCGCATCAAGGACATCGTGGTGCTGAACGACAAGATCGAGATCGATTTTGAGGTGAAACCCGGTACCCGCATCAAGACCGACACCGTCGCCGGCCTGAGGCTCACGAACCTTCTGGGCGGCCAGTTCCTCGGTCTCTCCTTCGGTTCCCCGAACGCGCCGCTGCTTCCGGAGGGGGGAACGGTGAGAGGAAAGGACGTCGCCAACATCGACATCATCGTCGACGACCTTTCCGCCGTAATCAAGGACACCAAGGTCCTGGTCAACAACCTGAACAAGAACCAGGACGAGGTGATGCAAAAGATCAGCGGCATCCTGGACGACAACCGCGGCAACCTGAAGGAGGCGATCGCCAACATCAGCAGCATCACCGGCAAGATGGATCGCGGCGAAGGGTCGCTCGCCATGCTTTTGAACGACCGCCAGCTCTTCGACGACGCGAGCAGCGCCGTGTCCAGCCTGAAGGTAGTCGCCGGCAAGATCGAGCGCGGCGAGGGTACCTTGGGCAAGCTCGTCAACGACGACACCGTGTACACCGACGCCTCCGCCCTCATCAAGGATCTCAGAAGCGGCACCCAGGACCTGAACGCGAGCATGAAGGACGTCCGGGAGATCACCGCGAAGATCAACAAGGGCGAAGGGACCATGGGCAAGCTGGTGCACGACGACTCCCTCTACAACGACCTGCGCGACGCGTCGAAAAACGTGAAGGAGATCACCCAGAAGATCAACTCCGGCCAGGGGACCATCGGGAAGCTTGTCAACGAGGACCAGCTCTACCGCGACACCACGGCAACGCTCAAGAAGGCGGAACGCGCCATGGAAGGGCTCGGCGACACCGGCCCCATCTCTGTCTTAGGCACCATCGTCGGGACGCTTTTCTAA
- a CDS encoding MlaE family ABC transporter permease, giving the protein MTQVFERLGKKVLYFHQVLGEMAILQGKIIYFVREAPRNIPSILTQMAVIGWDTLPVASVMAFFVGMVLALQTGVELQKYGGQNIIGAIVGHSMVRELGPVMTSFLVAGRCGSAMAAELGVMTVYEEIDALKTLDIDPVRYLAMPRFIACIICVPALVLYGDLIGIVGGALISNLHPQIFVSYATYYDSLTAALKMKEIGIGLTKSMVFGAIIALVCCYVGFATSGGARGIGQSTTRSVVLSFMLILVADYVLTRLLM; this is encoded by the coding sequence GTGACGCAAGTTTTTGAACGCTTAGGCAAGAAGGTCCTCTACTTTCACCAGGTGCTGGGGGAGATGGCCATCCTCCAGGGGAAGATCATCTACTTCGTGCGGGAGGCGCCCCGCAACATCCCGAGCATCCTGACCCAGATGGCGGTGATCGGCTGGGACACCCTCCCTGTCGCGTCGGTAATGGCCTTCTTCGTGGGGATGGTGCTCGCACTGCAGACCGGCGTCGAATTGCAGAAGTACGGCGGGCAGAACATCATAGGGGCCATCGTCGGGCACTCCATGGTGCGTGAACTCGGCCCGGTCATGACGAGCTTCCTGGTCGCCGGGCGCTGCGGTTCCGCCATGGCAGCGGAACTCGGCGTCATGACGGTGTACGAGGAGATCGATGCGCTGAAGACGCTCGACATCGACCCGGTGCGCTACCTGGCCATGCCGCGCTTCATCGCCTGCATCATCTGTGTCCCGGCACTGGTTCTGTACGGCGACCTGATCGGCATCGTCGGGGGGGCGCTCATCAGCAACCTGCACCCGCAGATCTTCGTCTCCTACGCCACCTACTACGACAGCCTGACCGCTGCCCTTAAGATGAAGGAGATCGGCATCGGCCTCACCAAGTCCATGGTCTTTGGCGCGATCATCGCCCTGGTATGCTGCTATGTCGGCTTCGCCACCTCAGGCGGCGCCAGGGGGATCGGTCAGTCCACCACGCGGTCCGTAGTTCTATCTTTCATGCTGATCCTGGTCGCCGACTACGTCCTGACCAGGCTCCTTATGTAA
- a CDS encoding 3-isopropylmalate dehydratase small subunit: MKKFGGPALFLDRSDINTDEIIPAKYLTEITKEDLKPYLLEDLKLPGFDPKSDKTFGAGAVVTRANFGCGSSREHAPWVFEVNGIHVVIAESFARIFRQNMFNCGMAAIELAPEQIDRLFTFADAADATIEVDVANTTLTIKGGGREESMQFEISPFDKALVLAGGWVDYADSKY, from the coding sequence ATGAAAAAATTTGGTGGCCCGGCCCTCTTCCTGGACCGCAGCGACATAAATACCGATGAAATCATCCCGGCCAAGTATCTCACCGAGATCACCAAGGAGGACCTGAAGCCTTACCTCCTCGAGGACCTGAAACTGCCGGGCTTCGACCCGAAGAGCGATAAGACCTTCGGCGCCGGCGCCGTGGTCACCCGCGCCAACTTCGGTTGCGGTTCCTCCCGCGAACATGCACCGTGGGTCTTCGAGGTGAACGGCATCCATGTGGTCATCGCCGAGTCCTTCGCCAGGATCTTCCGCCAGAACATGTTCAACTGCGGCATGGCCGCCATCGAGCTTGCGCCGGAGCAGATCGACCGCCTCTTCACCTTTGCCGATGCCGCAGACGCTACCATAGAGGTGGACGTTGCCAACACGACGCTCACTATCAAAGGTGGGGGGCGTGAGGAGTCGATGCAGTTCGAGATCTCTCCCTTTGACAAGGCGCTTGTTCTCGCCGGGGGATGGGTCGATTACGCTGACAGCAAGTACTGA
- a CDS encoding 3-isopropylmalate dehydratase large subunit → MGMTTAQKIFAAHLVDEPFAGTKVLGIDVVMCHEITTPIAIADLMARGKDRVFDTTKIKAVIDHVTPSKDSKTATQAKMLRDWARRHEIKDFFDIGANGVCHAIFPEKGFIRPGNTVIMGDSHTCTHGAFGAFAAGVGTTDLEVGILKGVCAFREPKTIRINLNGTLPKGVYAKDAILRVISELTVNGATDRVIEFGGPIVDAMTMESRMTLCNMAIEAGGTSGICAPDRVTVDYLWPFISDSFASKEAAVAEYAKWASDADAEYDKVIDLDLSNLTPLCTFGYKPDQVKSIEEMAGTPVDQVYVGSCTNGRIEDLRVAAQILKGKKIAPTVRGILSPATPQIYKEAVAEGLIQTFMDAGFCVTNPTCGACLGMSNGVLAEGEVCASTTNRNFMGRMGKGGMVHLLSPATAAASAIEGKLADPRKYL, encoded by the coding sequence ATGGGTATGACAACGGCTCAAAAGATATTCGCGGCCCATCTGGTTGATGAGCCTTTTGCAGGAACCAAAGTGCTTGGCATCGACGTCGTTATGTGCCACGAAATCACCACGCCGATCGCGATCGCCGACCTCATGGCGCGCGGTAAGGACCGGGTCTTCGACACCACGAAGATCAAGGCGGTCATCGATCACGTGACCCCGAGCAAGGACTCCAAGACCGCCACCCAGGCGAAGATGCTCAGGGACTGGGCGCGTCGCCATGAGATCAAGGACTTCTTCGATATCGGCGCAAACGGCGTCTGCCACGCCATCTTCCCGGAAAAAGGGTTCATCCGCCCCGGCAACACCGTCATCATGGGTGACTCCCACACCTGCACCCACGGCGCTTTCGGCGCCTTCGCGGCCGGGGTCGGCACCACCGACCTCGAAGTCGGCATCCTGAAAGGGGTCTGCGCCTTCCGCGAGCCGAAGACCATCAGGATCAACTTAAACGGCACCCTCCCCAAGGGGGTCTACGCCAAGGACGCCATCCTGCGCGTCATCAGCGAACTGACCGTGAACGGCGCCACCGACCGCGTCATTGAGTTCGGCGGCCCGATCGTCGACGCCATGACCATGGAGTCCAGGATGACCCTGTGCAACATGGCCATCGAGGCGGGGGGCACCTCCGGCATCTGCGCACCGGACCGCGTCACCGTGGACTACCTCTGGCCGTTCATCTCCGACTCCTTCGCCTCCAAGGAAGCGGCTGTCGCCGAGTACGCCAAGTGGGCTTCCGACGCCGATGCCGAGTACGACAAGGTGATCGACCTCGACCTCTCCAATCTCACCCCGCTCTGCACCTTCGGCTACAAGCCGGACCAGGTGAAGAGCATCGAAGAGATGGCCGGGACCCCGGTCGACCAGGTCTACGTCGGTTCCTGCACCAACGGCCGCATCGAGGACCTCAGGGTTGCCGCCCAGATCCTCAAGGGGAAGAAGATCGCCCCGACGGTGCGCGGCATCCTCTCCCCGGCTACCCCGCAGATCTACAAGGAAGCGGTCGCTGAGGGGCTGATCCAGACCTTCATGGACGCCGGCTTCTGCGTCACCAACCCGACCTGCGGTGCCTGCCTCGGCATGAGCAACGGCGTTCTCGCCGAGGGCGAGGTCTGCGCTTCCACCACGAACCGCAACTTCATGGGGAGGATGGGGAAGGGTGGCATGGTGCACCTGCTTTCGCCGGCTACCGCCGCCGCCTCCGCCATCGAAGGGAAACTTGCCGACCCGCGCAAGTATCTGTAA
- a CDS encoding LOG family protein, with amino-acid sequence MQLRFNRTNSEIDKMIDDLMEKAGGVHHPEQTREMIIAALKAGQDTSYLADLKLLSNTMKEMRYTTTVFAPYRQKKKVTIFGSARTLPEEEMYKKCITFSRLLADKGYMIITGGGGGIMQAGNEGAGSECSFAANIKLPFEQSANPIMLKNPRLITYKYFFNRKVAFVKESDAIAVFPGGFGTLDEAMEVFTLVQTGKTSPKPLVLVDDEEGYWEHFFRFIKERLLVKGFISAEDFSIFTITKSYEEAVQVIDEFYTNYHSIRFVNGELIIRLTKILTPEQIEMLENEFPELRLDGSRIELISARPEEADEPDLLELPRIAFRFHHQHYGLLIAFIRRLNTF; translated from the coding sequence ATGCAACTTCGTTTCAACAGGACAAACAGCGAAATCGACAAGATGATTGATGATCTGATGGAGAAGGCGGGCGGGGTACACCACCCCGAGCAGACGCGCGAGATGATCATCGCCGCGCTCAAAGCCGGACAGGACACCAGCTACCTTGCAGACCTGAAGCTATTGAGCAACACCATGAAGGAGATGCGTTACACGACGACCGTCTTCGCACCCTACCGGCAGAAGAAGAAGGTAACCATCTTCGGCTCGGCCAGAACGCTCCCCGAAGAGGAGATGTACAAAAAGTGCATCACCTTCAGCCGCCTGCTGGCGGACAAGGGGTACATGATCATAACCGGCGGCGGTGGCGGCATCATGCAGGCCGGCAACGAGGGAGCGGGAAGCGAGTGCTCCTTCGCCGCGAACATCAAGCTCCCCTTCGAACAGAGCGCCAACCCGATCATGCTGAAGAACCCCAGGCTCATCACCTACAAGTACTTCTTCAACCGCAAGGTCGCCTTCGTGAAGGAGTCCGACGCGATCGCGGTGTTCCCGGGGGGATTCGGAACGCTGGACGAGGCGATGGAGGTCTTCACCCTGGTGCAGACCGGCAAGACGTCCCCCAAACCGCTGGTTTTGGTCGACGACGAGGAAGGTTACTGGGAGCACTTCTTCCGTTTCATCAAGGAAAGGCTGCTGGTTAAGGGGTTCATCTCCGCCGAGGACTTCTCCATCTTCACCATCACGAAGAGCTATGAAGAGGCCGTCCAGGTCATCGACGAGTTCTATACCAACTATCATTCTATTCGCTTCGTGAACGGCGAGCTCATTATCCGTCTGACCAAGATCCTCACCCCCGAACAGATCGAGATGCTCGAGAACGAGTTCCCGGAATTGAGGTTAGACGGCAGCCGCATCGAGCTCATTAGCGCTCGTCCCGAGGAGGCCGACGAGCCGGACCTGCTCGAGCTGCCGAGGATCGCCTTCCGATTCCACCACCAGCACTACGGTCTGCTGATCGCCTTCATTAGGCGCTTGAACACCTTTTAG
- a CDS encoding cold-shock protein has product MAQGKVKWFNDAKGFGFIEQENGEDVFVHFSAITGEGFKSLAEGEAVSFDVTNGPKGLQAANVKKLG; this is encoded by the coding sequence ATGGCACAGGGCAAGGTTAAATGGTTCAACGACGCGAAAGGGTTCGGTTTCATCGAGCAGGAGAACGGCGAGGACGTGTTCGTGCACTTCTCTGCCATCACCGGGGAAGGCTTCAAATCCCTTGCTGAGGGGGAGGCGGTCTCCTTCGACGTGACCAACGGGCCGAAAGGTCTGCAGGCTGCAAACGTTAAGAAGCTGGGCTAA
- a CDS encoding MXAN_6640 family putative metalloprotease: MVNKLFASALCAALLFPAFASAAALDDYYLAKFGHEAGVAKALSSVQSQATHAERCRTGFFRQLKKDWSRLEAPTQKVLAKYLARPSLSSEKTCTPVGGHFTIHYTTSGGDAVSPTDNNGNGVPDWVETVAGVFEYVYSVEVEKMGYHPPPDASYDVYLQDLATDGVYGYTQNDSAPVAGSSVSYSSWIQIDRSFASPIFSPYTPITSLRITAAHEFHHAIQFGYNAYFDTAFAEMTSTWMEDEVYDSGNQLYDYLWAYMSSVGTVAVNAGVGGGTEYGRWIFNRYLTELQQSRTVIRAVWTDLAAQPRPSNTTSPDLGIEIPFIPSLDTALQGNIGNNFVGFAKRMLMHDWESHLIDLQLIPTVPPAQINTVDGTIPAPAISLPTPYTFQVYKYLPANPGGTLKITFTSLPASVVVAAEKVGTSGVTEYPYNASTQSITVPLFEAGDVVYLIACNNGNGDLSNPVVVSPAFPADSVTVNDGTGLGNDGLVLDANRLTIPAQSASSGGGGGGGGCFIATAAYGSYLHPKVAELRAFRDHWLMTNAPGRLFVSAYYRLSPPIADVIAGHEWMKSGVRVMLLPLIFAVEHPVGALMLLLLLMGAMVRRGVLLLKGRAGEIAA; encoded by the coding sequence GTGGTAAACAAACTCTTCGCATCTGCGCTTTGCGCGGCACTGCTCTTTCCGGCGTTCGCTTCGGCGGCGGCTCTCGACGACTATTACCTTGCCAAGTTCGGCCACGAGGCGGGAGTCGCCAAGGCGCTGAGCTCGGTGCAGTCCCAGGCGACGCACGCCGAAAGGTGCCGTACCGGGTTTTTCAGACAGCTGAAAAAGGACTGGAGCCGGCTCGAGGCCCCCACCCAAAAGGTGCTCGCCAAATACCTCGCCCGCCCCTCGCTCAGCAGCGAGAAGACCTGCACCCCGGTCGGCGGGCACTTCACCATCCACTATACGACGAGCGGCGGGGACGCCGTCAGCCCCACCGACAACAACGGCAATGGCGTGCCGGACTGGGTCGAGACGGTTGCCGGCGTGTTCGAATACGTCTACAGCGTCGAAGTGGAGAAGATGGGGTACCATCCCCCCCCCGACGCGAGTTACGATGTCTACCTGCAGGACCTGGCAACGGACGGGGTCTACGGCTACACCCAGAACGATTCCGCGCCGGTTGCCGGCAGCTCGGTCTCCTATTCAAGCTGGATCCAGATAGACCGCTCCTTCGCTTCGCCCATATTCAGTCCCTACACCCCGATCACGAGCCTTAGGATCACCGCGGCCCACGAGTTCCACCACGCGATCCAGTTCGGGTACAACGCCTATTTCGATACCGCCTTCGCCGAGATGACCTCCACCTGGATGGAGGACGAGGTGTACGATTCCGGCAACCAGCTCTACGACTACCTTTGGGCCTACATGTCGAGCGTGGGGACCGTCGCGGTCAACGCCGGGGTCGGGGGAGGCACCGAGTACGGGCGCTGGATCTTCAACCGTTACCTCACCGAACTGCAGCAAAGCCGCACCGTGATCAGGGCGGTCTGGACCGATCTCGCGGCGCAACCCCGGCCGAGCAACACGACCTCACCCGATCTAGGCATAGAGATCCCCTTCATCCCGTCGCTTGATACCGCCCTTCAGGGCAACATCGGCAACAACTTCGTCGGCTTCGCGAAGCGTATGCTCATGCACGACTGGGAAAGCCACCTGATCGATCTGCAGCTTATCCCGACGGTCCCGCCGGCCCAGATCAATACAGTCGACGGCACGATACCCGCGCCCGCCATCTCCTTGCCGACCCCATACACGTTCCAGGTCTACAAGTACCTGCCGGCAAACCCGGGCGGCACCCTGAAGATCACCTTCACGAGCCTCCCCGCCTCGGTGGTGGTGGCCGCTGAAAAGGTCGGCACCTCGGGTGTCACCGAGTACCCTTACAACGCCTCAACTCAGAGCATAACGGTTCCCCTTTTCGAGGCGGGTGATGTCGTCTATCTGATTGCCTGCAACAACGGCAACGGCGACCTGAGCAATCCGGTGGTGGTCTCGCCGGCTTTCCCGGCGGACAGCGTCACTGTTAACGACGGTACCGGGCTTGGCAACGACGGGCTGGTGCTGGATGCCAACCGTCTCACCATCCCGGCCCAAAGCGCAAGTAGTGGCGGTGGCGGAGGTGGCGGGGGATGCTTCATCGCGACGGCCGCTTATGGTAGCTACCTTCATCCCAAGGTCGCCGAGCTCAGGGCTTTCCGCGATCACTGGCTCATGACCAACGCGCCGGGAAGGCTCTTCGTCTCGGCCTACTACCGGTTGAGCCCGCCGATCGCCGATGTGATCGCCGGCCATGAATGGATGAAGAGCGGTGTGCGCGTGATGCTGCTCCCGCTGATCTTCGCCGTCGAGCACCCGGTGGGCGCACTGATGCTCCTGCTGCTCCTGATGGGGGCCATGGTGCGGAGAGGCGTGCTGCTTCTGAAGGGGAGGGCGGGGGAAATCGCCGCCTAG